ATCCGATAACCCCGCGAAGCGCAACGGAAGGCAGACCAAAGGAAATGACGGAGCGGCGGCTGCACTGGCAAGAAGAAGGTTAAGGAAGGGACGTTTAAGGTCAATGGCTTTGTGGCTTGGTCGGGCTGCCCTTTCCGAGTTGATCCCTGCTGTTGGTCGGTTGCCTGTTTTACTTGTACTATAGGTTTTCAGTTCATCGATCTCTGGTTCTTGCTTACgtccagtgggggctgggggcttcgatttcggcggggctgtgaatccattctgcgtTTCTGACCGAACCGGCCTGGACTCCAAAGGAGCGCTCCACGGTGCCGAGCCCTCGCCCCCAAAGAGGCTCGGCCCCTCGGCTAGCCCCTTCAGTGCCCCGCCGGCTCTGCCCAGAGCCCAGCGCGGACTCGCCGCCCCACCGGAaccggagcccccagcctcccgCGCCGCGGCCGCGTCTCAGTGCACGGCCGAGTACTTCATGcgcttctgcttctgcctctgGTTGCAGAACCAGACGCGCACCACGTTCTTCTTGAGGTCGAGCTTCTCGGCGATGGCGGCGATCTTCTCGGAGGAGGGCCGCGGCTGGATGGCGAAGTAGGCTTCGAGCGAGCGCTTCTCGGGCGCGGCGATGGAGGTGCGCTTGCGCTTGCGCTCGGCGCCGCTGAAGAGCTCGGGCTTGGCGTTCTTCTCGCGGTAGGCGGCCTCCGCCTCCTCCAGCCACGCCTGCAGCACCGGCTTGAGCGCGATCATGTTGTTGTGCGACAGCGTGAGCGACTCGAAGCGGCAGATGGTGCTCTGGCTGAGCGAGCCCACGCCGGGGATCTTCAGGTTGGCCAGCGCCGCGCCCACGTCGGCCTGCGTGACGCCCAGCTTGATCCGCCGCTGCTTGAAGCGCTCGGCGAACGCCTCCAGCTCCCGCGGATCCGACTCGACGTCGCTCAGGCACGCCAGCCCGTTGTGGGACGCCGCCGAGacctgggcggcggcggcggcggcggcggccgagggcggcggcggcgggtggcCCATGCTGGCCATGGCTTGGTGCAGGTGGCCCATGGCGGCGCCCAGGTGCGGGTGGGCGTGCGGGTGGATTTGCGCGGCCATGACGGCGCCGTGCTCGGGGCCCCCCATCAGCGCGGGCGAGAGGTGGTCCAGCAGGTCGCCGTCCAGGCCTTGGTGCGCCacggcgtggtggtggtggtgatggtggtggtggtggtgcggcGCGGGCGCCGAGATGGGCACGGTGGGCGACGAGGTAGACGTGCAGGGGACGCTGCTCATGGTATGGTAGGTGGCGTCTGGTTTGAAAGGGTGGCTCTTGCCGTGGGAGACCAGGTCCACAGCCGCCAGAGCTTCAGCCCGGGCCAGCAGAGTCTCATCAAAGCTTCCAAATATATTGCCCTGGAGCTGCAAGCAAGAACGCGCAGAGCGCAGTCAGTGGGGAATACTGTCAAGTCTGGATTcaaaaacattctctctctctctctctctctctctctctctctctcaagcacaGAGATTCCTCCTCAAAGCTCAGGTCATAAAAATTAATATGAAGGCAGAAGATGCTTTGCTTGAATAGACATGTGGATCAGAGAGGGAGGGGtcggggaaagagagagagagagagagagagagaggcgcgaTTGTTCTGGCGACATGAAAAAAACATTAAGCTGGGGCCTGTCAAAAAATGTGCCTTAAAGCAGTAATTATGCTTCATCTACATACCTGCGGGGCTGGGAGGCACACGCGGCGCATCGCCTCCGAGCTGGAGTGCAGGCTGGAATACTTGGCTTCCTGCAGGGCAGGGTGCATGCTGAACGGCTGCTTGGCCATCATCCTGGCGCACCTTGCAGGTAGGCAGCCCCTGACATCGAGTCAGGGTTGGCTCTCTGGCTGGCGACTGTCAAAGTGAGCGATTTTCAATGACAAAGCTtcgcttcccttccctcccccgccaccccaccccgcctGCTTCCATCTCGGCTTCTTCACTCATCTTACAAGCAGCTCTGCCTGTGATGGGACCAGCACCCTGTGCGCACGCGTGCTTGGACTGGCAGcaagaggaaaggggaagggagccCCACAGGGATGGGAACCAGGCACTCAGGAGGGAGACGCCGCGCGGAGTGGGAGGAGGGGGGCGCTCAGCTGTCCCGCTGGCCGGCCGAGAACCCAGGAAGGGTTCTGACAAAGCCGAGCAAGCGGAGCTTGTCTAACAAGGGTGGCTGCTCGCATTGGCTGAGGACGGAAAACTTTCGGGTCGTGTGTGTCAAGTGCAGTGGAGAcgggtggctcccatgtcagtggggctgtgaatcccctccgcatttcagtcagaaccaggcagagggtaggcagggtctcgctatttactgttttactctgtacagcaccatgtacattgatggtgctatataaataataataataataataattcaatgttagccgtacttagagtagactcattgaaataagTGGGACTTCGGTTAGTCATGACTTACCTACGCCATGTTCATTTtcatgggtctgctctaagtagggctaacattgaaAACTACCCAGAActttaaagaagctatccaaggtgctggaacaTGGGCCAACAAGCGTTCAGcttcttggatagctcccttagaggtctgactggttctgattgcaacccagagcggattcactgccccactgacaacggagccaccagcctccactgatcaatCTCCCAAAGATCTCACCTGCCACAGTCCCAAGGTGGCCAGAGGGGAGTTGATctgccttttctcccccccccacccgcccacctgttgttgttgttgttgttgttgttgtttcgaaTGGTTGCTAAGATTCCAGCGGGATTGGCCAGGGGCTGCCTCGGGCAGAGGCGTTTCAAAGGAGCCCAAGACAGAATCGAACGTGGCGACGCGCGGAAGAGGCCAAGACGCACCCGGCGCCTCTGTGCTGGGGCGGCCCATTGCGCATCGACCTGTTGCGAAACGACGAGCCGAAAGTCTTGCTCGCGACCAGAGTTAACTAAGTCCCACTTATACTTGGCTTAAAAAACTCACAACCCAACTTGCTGATGTACACGCCTGGGCCGCATTCTAAACGGTGGAGGCTGATGGGTCCGAtttcggtgaggctgtgaatccactctgggttttagttagaaccagccggacctccaaaggagctatccgaggtgctaaATCCAGTTtaaggatagggttcagcaccttggatagctccttcagaggtccgtctagttctaactgaaacccagagtggattcacagccccaccaaaatcgaagccaccggcctccactgattCTAAGTCCAAGTGAATATACACTGTTCCCCTTGCGCTCCCATCTCCCAAATCACATTCTCTCCGATGTCAAATGGGATTGGCTTTCGCTAGAATCGAGGCAAATCTCTAACCTAAGCCGA
This window of the Elgaria multicarinata webbii isolate HBS135686 ecotype San Diego chromosome 3, rElgMul1.1.pri, whole genome shotgun sequence genome carries:
- the POU4F3 gene encoding POU domain, class 4, transcription factor 3 translates to MRRVCLPAPQGNIFGSFDETLLARAEALAAVDLVSHGKSHPFKPDATYHTMSSVPCTSTSSPTVPISAPAPHHHHHHHHHHHAVAHQGLDGDLLDHLSPALMGGPEHGAVMAAQIHPHAHPHLGAAMGHLHQAMASMGHPPPPPSAAAAAAAAQVSAASHNGLACLSDVESDPRELEAFAERFKQRRIKLGVTQADVGAALANLKIPGVGSLSQSTICRFESLTLSHNNMIALKPVLQAWLEEAEAAYREKNAKPELFSGAERKRKRTSIAAPEKRSLEAYFAIQPRPSSEKIAAIAEKLDLKKNVVRVWFCNQRQKQKRMKYSAVH